The Acidobacteriota bacterium genome contains the following window.
CACGTAGTTCATCTGGAACTCCAGGTCATGGGTGTGACGGCCGCCGGGTCCGCTGCAGGATTCCGTGGCCCGGATGCAGTGGGCCAGAACCTTGCCCTTGGTGGCCGCGACGATGCCGAGATCCCGATACTCGAAGTAGGAGCGGAGGCCGGGTTTCCACTCCGCCGACTTGTGAAACGCCATAGTGGTCATGGTGACTGACTCTCCCTGGGTTGGACGTAATTGACAAGGATAGGCAGGCATTCTAATCCGAACCCGACTTCCCCGCCCCATCAAATTTGCGGTAAGGGGTGCCCCCGCCCTGCCGGGCAGATCATACAGGGTGAAACAGGGGCCTCTTACGAACCTCTGAGACTGCCCCCCCACCGGTTCGACTGCGGGCAGGATCTCCTATGTGGCGATCTCGCCGATTCCGTCCCCCCCACCGGTTCGACTGCGGGC
Protein-coding sequences here:
- a CDS encoding cupin domain-containing protein, encoding MTTMAFHKSAEWKPGLRSYFEYRDLGIVAATKGKVLAHCIRATESCSGPGGRHTHDLEFQMNYVLRGWTRVEFEDIGEVRFEAGDSWYQPPKIKHEVLEFSEDFEVIEICMPADFPTAEAPG